Proteins co-encoded in one Planctomycetia bacterium genomic window:
- a CDS encoding protein kinase, protein MILESDLLFGVLACSANLIDSKALMEMIRDWKHDRNISFAELLTERAKIKPTERDRLDSLVNDRLAASEGIEADALSKALDELKQFIGITEAAQVQSAISTFLGDQFTMMHTPAKTGSSSLVSASTQAAPIIQARPVLQMKGPLPGSERYTRTSLHASGGMGSVWHAHDANIGRDVALKELKPEYKTAGTVPLRFLREARITGQLEHPGIVPVYDIGTDPETSFPYYTMRFVKGRTLSEAIQTYHQKKQTGKEEPLEFVSLLSAFVSLCHTIAYAHSKGIVHRDLKGENIILGDFGEVIVLDWGLAKRMGQQEDDFEMISYSDQRVNLTEASKTIMGEVMGTPAYMAPEQANGRLDIVGPRTDIFGAGAILYEILTGFPPFTGATTVATLKKAQQADIIRPRMYQKEISPALEAICMKALEKDPQNRYTTASELALEVQGWQDAQRRKAELELRQAGERLMKQQAVLVELTRSEVFASNDLQRIYHRMIEASAHTLGVERVSVWRYTEDRQAIVCHLLYERSTGKTSSGVELRAADFPSYFKALTNSEVIPAHDAHTDPSTREFSQSYLTPLNIGAIMDAPLHIGGKMEGVVCHEHVGSSRHWTPDEQLFAIAIANLVSQAISHAERG, encoded by the coding sequence ATGATTCTCGAAAGTGATTTACTGTTTGGCGTTCTGGCATGTTCAGCCAACCTCATTGACAGTAAGGCACTGATGGAAATGATTCGCGACTGGAAGCACGACCGTAATATTTCGTTTGCAGAACTGCTGACAGAACGAGCGAAGATCAAACCTACCGAACGAGATCGGCTCGATTCCCTGGTAAATGACCGGCTGGCTGCCAGTGAAGGCATCGAAGCGGATGCTCTCTCCAAGGCACTCGATGAGCTGAAGCAATTTATCGGCATCACTGAAGCAGCACAGGTTCAAAGTGCCATTTCCACTTTCCTGGGTGACCAGTTTACGATGATGCACACTCCAGCCAAGACGGGCAGCAGTTCCCTGGTGTCTGCCTCCACCCAGGCGGCGCCTATCATTCAGGCCCGACCTGTCCTGCAGATGAAAGGGCCTTTGCCAGGATCCGAACGCTACACCCGTACCTCGCTGCATGCGTCCGGCGGCATGGGAAGTGTCTGGCATGCTCACGATGCCAACATTGGCCGCGATGTGGCACTCAAAGAACTCAAACCCGAATATAAAACGGCAGGCACCGTTCCCCTGCGGTTTCTGCGTGAAGCGCGCATCACGGGTCAGTTGGAGCACCCTGGTATTGTGCCGGTATACGATATTGGCACTGATCCGGAAACTTCATTTCCCTACTACACCATGCGGTTTGTCAAAGGGCGAACCCTTTCCGAAGCCATCCAGACTTATCACCAGAAAAAGCAGACAGGCAAGGAAGAGCCGTTGGAGTTTGTCAGCCTGCTCAGTGCCTTCGTTTCACTTTGCCACACCATAGCCTATGCCCATTCCAAAGGAATCGTTCATCGCGACCTGAAGGGTGAGAACATCATTTTGGGAGATTTTGGCGAAGTCATCGTGCTCGACTGGGGACTGGCCAAACGGATGGGCCAGCAGGAAGACGATTTCGAAATGATTTCTTATTCCGACCAGCGGGTTAATCTGACGGAAGCAAGCAAGACCATCATGGGCGAAGTGATGGGAACGCCGGCGTATATGGCACCGGAGCAGGCCAATGGCAGGCTTGATATTGTAGGTCCCCGCACCGATATTTTCGGAGCCGGGGCAATCCTCTACGAGATTCTTACCGGTTTTCCTCCGTTCACCGGCGCTACCACGGTTGCAACGCTGAAGAAGGCACAACAGGCCGATATCATCCGTCCTCGCATGTATCAGAAGGAAATCTCCCCTGCCCTTGAAGCCATCTGCATGAAGGCCCTGGAGAAGGATCCGCAGAACCGGTATACCACTGCGAGTGAACTGGCGCTCGAAGTACAAGGCTGGCAGGATGCCCAGCGACGCAAAGCTGAACTCGAATTGCGACAGGCGGGCGAAAGGCTCATGAAACAGCAAGCCGTGCTGGTGGAACTCACCCGCAGTGAAGTGTTCGCCTCGAATGATCTTCAGAGAATTTATCACCGCATGATTGAAGCCTCTGCCCACACGCTGGGTGTGGAACGGGTCAGCGTCTGGCGGTACACGGAAGATCGACAGGCTATAGTGTGTCATCTGCTCTATGAGCGAAGCACCGGCAAAACCTCATCCGGCGTTGAACTTCGTGCTGCCGACTTCCCCAGTTATTTCAAAGCGTTAACCAACAGTGAAGTGATCCCGGCACATGATGCCCATACTGATCCATCCACCCGCGAGTTCAGCCAATCATACCTGACGCCGCTGAATATCGGCGCCATCATGGACGCACCCCTGCATATTGGAGGGAAAATGGAGGGCGTCGTCTGTCATGAACATGTTGGCTCGTCGCGGCACTGGACACCGGACGAACAGTTGTTTGCTATTGCGATTGCCAACCTGGTTTCACAGGCGATTAGTCATGCGGAGCGGGGTTAG
- the lepA gene encoding elongation factor 4: MTPPKLIRNFCIIAHIDHGKSTLADQFLLKCNAISERDFRNQVLDAMDLEQERGITIQMHPVTIFYELNGIKYELNLIDTPGHVDFNYEVSRSLAACEGAILLVDAFQGVQAQTVHNALLALEAGLTIIPVVNKIDLPYARTDEVISEMEHSLGIFGEEVLKVSAKAGLGIEELIQAIIERVPNPLTKVIGSEQSEEAAFAEPLKALVYNSHFDSYKGVVVYIRLIEGELKPGQKVKLMAGSQEYVVQEIGQFRPKATAVQSLHCGQVGYFTANIRNLRDVRIGDTVTDALKPTTTPLAGYKSPKPMVFSGLYPVDSSEFEDLRESLEKLSLNDSSFTFLPETSEGLGFGFRCGFLGMLHREIIQQRIERDSGLELVHTAPNVTYEILKKTGEVITVDNPQAVPDTGQIEEFREPIVRISFILPAENIGDLMQMCNERRGTYVRTEYLSPKRAILVFDMPLAEVIYDLYDRLKSVTHGYGTMDYDVIGYQSADLVKMDVLVHGNPVDALSTIVHRAFAERRGRALVKKLRSEIDRHQFEIAIQAAIGGRIIARETITAMRKNVTAKCYGGDISRKKKLWAKQAKGKKRMKQVGQVEIPQEAFLAVLESE, translated from the coding sequence ATGACCCCGCCGAAACTCATACGCAATTTCTGCATCATCGCTCACATTGATCATGGCAAAAGCACGCTGGCAGACCAGTTTCTGCTCAAGTGCAATGCCATCAGTGAACGGGATTTTCGTAACCAGGTGCTCGACGCCATGGACCTGGAACAGGAACGGGGGATCACGATCCAGATGCACCCGGTCACCATCTTTTATGAACTCAATGGCATCAAGTACGAACTGAACCTGATCGACACGCCCGGTCACGTCGATTTCAATTACGAAGTCTCTCGCAGCCTGGCTGCTTGCGAAGGCGCTATTCTGCTGGTCGATGCCTTCCAGGGTGTGCAGGCCCAGACAGTGCACAATGCCCTGCTCGCTTTGGAAGCTGGGCTGACCATCATTCCGGTGGTCAACAAGATTGATTTGCCTTACGCCCGTACCGATGAAGTCATCAGTGAGATGGAACATTCTCTGGGTATCTTCGGCGAGGAGGTACTCAAGGTTTCGGCGAAGGCCGGGCTGGGTATTGAAGAACTTATCCAGGCGATTATTGAGCGTGTGCCTAATCCGCTCACCAAAGTAATAGGCAGTGAACAGAGTGAAGAAGCAGCATTTGCAGAGCCGCTCAAAGCCCTGGTCTACAACAGCCACTTTGATTCGTACAAGGGTGTGGTTGTCTATATTCGTCTGATCGAAGGCGAACTGAAGCCTGGCCAGAAAGTGAAACTGATGGCAGGTTCGCAGGAATACGTGGTGCAGGAAATCGGTCAGTTCCGCCCCAAGGCCACTGCAGTCCAGAGCCTGCATTGTGGCCAGGTGGGTTACTTCACTGCCAACATCCGCAACCTGCGGGATGTCCGCATTGGTGACACCGTAACTGATGCCCTGAAACCTACCACCACTCCGCTGGCTGGTTACAAATCACCCAAGCCGATGGTCTTCAGCGGTCTGTACCCGGTGGATAGCAGCGAGTTTGAAGACCTTCGTGAGTCTCTTGAAAAATTAAGTCTGAATGATTCGAGTTTCACCTTCCTGCCCGAAACCAGTGAAGGACTTGGCTTTGGCTTCCGCTGCGGCTTCCTCGGTATGTTGCATCGCGAAATTATTCAGCAGCGCATCGAACGAGACAGCGGACTTGAACTGGTTCACACTGCCCCGAATGTGACTTACGAAATTCTAAAGAAGACGGGGGAAGTGATCACGGTCGATAACCCGCAAGCCGTGCCCGATACTGGCCAGATTGAAGAATTCCGCGAGCCGATTGTCCGCATTAGCTTCATTCTGCCTGCCGAGAACATTGGCGACCTGATGCAGATGTGTAATGAACGCCGGGGCACTTATGTCCGCACGGAATACCTAAGCCCCAAGCGGGCCATACTCGTTTTCGATATGCCTCTGGCGGAAGTGATTTACGATCTCTATGACCGGCTGAAATCGGTCACGCATGGCTATGGTACCATGGATTATGATGTCATTGGCTACCAGTCGGCTGACCTGGTGAAGATGGATGTGCTGGTGCATGGCAATCCGGTTGATGCCCTTTCCACTATTGTGCACCGGGCCTTTGCTGAACGGCGTGGACGAGCCTTGGTCAAGAAGTTACGATCCGAAATAGATCGCCATCAGTTTGAAATTGCCATCCAGGCAGCCATTGGCGGACGCATCATTGCCCGCGAAACGATCACGGCGATGCGGAAGAACGTGACCGCCAAGTGTTATGGCGGCGATATCAGCCGTAAAAAGAAGCTCTGGGCTAAACAGGCTAAGGGCAAGAAGCGAATGAAACAGGTAGGCCAGGTGGAGATACCGCAGGAAGCGTTCCTGGCGGTGCTCGAATCGGAATAA
- a CDS encoding DNA integrity scanning protein DisA nucleotide-binding domain protein: MRMPLPEQTRNLLAAARMLYQSTRAEAVLLLTEHNLDWDEVIEELDGAKLLIAPMNRQIERILQDHVGLKLLPIDFRPVPMRERLSLALLEALTMEQLSQGSNVIAVYNGIESEDARDPVDSISVIYLGDHLERLSARELRKLDTQVPLETLKAVVDLATDIGREGREGKPVGTLLVVGDTRKVMSLSRVIGFDPVKGYSRKERNLRDKRVRESMKEIAKLDGAIIVNKDGTVEAAARFITGQAEGITLSKGLGSRHWSAAAISKRTHAIAVVVSESTGVVRVFQNGEVVLHIAPHSRPILWRNLTSETQAENNTATTMDTTWRAGWTAD; encoded by the coding sequence GTGCGAATGCCTCTTCCCGAACAGACCAGAAACCTGCTCGCCGCTGCCCGTATGCTTTACCAGAGCACGCGGGCTGAAGCCGTTTTGCTGCTAACCGAGCATAATCTGGATTGGGATGAAGTCATCGAAGAGCTGGATGGCGCTAAACTCCTGATCGCTCCCATGAACCGGCAAATTGAACGTATCCTGCAGGATCATGTTGGTCTGAAGCTTTTGCCGATCGATTTCCGCCCCGTTCCCATGCGTGAACGCTTGAGCCTGGCTTTGCTCGAAGCCTTGACCATGGAACAGCTTAGTCAGGGTTCCAATGTCATTGCTGTCTACAATGGCATCGAATCGGAAGATGCCCGCGACCCGGTCGACAGTATCAGCGTGATCTATCTGGGTGATCATCTGGAACGTCTCTCCGCCCGCGAACTGCGCAAGCTCGATACCCAGGTGCCACTCGAAACCCTTAAGGCTGTTGTTGACCTCGCAACGGATATTGGTCGCGAAGGCCGTGAAGGCAAACCCGTTGGCACCCTCTTGGTTGTGGGCGATACCCGCAAGGTCATGTCTCTTTCCCGCGTTATCGGCTTTGATCCTGTCAAAGGCTACAGTCGCAAGGAACGGAACCTGCGTGATAAGCGGGTGCGGGAAAGCATGAAGGAAATCGCCAAGCTTGATGGCGCCATCATCGTCAATAAGGATGGCACCGTCGAGGCAGCTGCCCGATTCATCACAGGCCAGGCTGAAGGTATCACTCTCAGCAAAGGTCTGGGCAGCAGGCACTGGTCAGCCGCAGCCATCTCCAAACGTACGCATGCCATCGCGGTGGTCGTCAGCGAATCGACCGGCGTAGTACGTGTCTTTCAGAATGGTGAAGTGGTGCTGCACATTGCCCCCCACTCCCGCCCCATCCTTTGGCGAAACCTGACTAGCGAAACGCAGGCTGAAAACAACACTGCGACCACGATGGACACCACCTGGCGGGCCGGTTGGACTGCCGATTAA
- a CDS encoding ACT domain-containing protein, with translation MTNNNSQTRRLQLQPRLHDGVYVYCCATQEYAIPTSAVCVVCEPEGNTLILPEQEAQRLELKPGFRAAWITLDTQTNLTDVGITAVISQALAEQGISCNMVAGYYHDHLFVPAERGEEAIRLIAGL, from the coding sequence ATGACAAACAACAACTCACAAACCAGGCGATTACAGTTGCAACCTCGTTTGCATGATGGAGTTTATGTTTATTGCTGTGCCACTCAAGAATATGCGATTCCAACATCAGCTGTGTGTGTGGTTTGCGAGCCTGAGGGTAACACCTTGATACTTCCTGAACAAGAGGCACAACGACTTGAGTTGAAACCTGGCTTTCGTGCCGCCTGGATAACATTGGATACCCAGACCAATTTAACTGATGTGGGAATAACCGCTGTTATCTCCCAGGCACTGGCAGAGCAAGGCATCAGTTGCAACATGGTGGCGGGGTATTACCACGATCATCTGTTTGTACCGGCAGAACGAGGCGAAGAAGCGATCAGATTGATTGCTGGGTTGTAA
- a CDS encoding glycosyltransferase family 2 protein, translating into MKTLIAIPVYNEVKMISTVLAEVRKYANDILVINDGSSDGSRDVLLQEKGLHLIDHRTNLGYGAALRSAFGFAQAHDYDVLVTMDSDGQHEAERIPVLLEALTTEVDLVSGSRYLRTFRENTLPPADRRRINFQLTAYLNQRLGLNLTDSFCGFKAYRVKQLRKFHITENGYGMPLQVWVQAANLGLRITEVAVPLVYLDATRSFGGGLDDAEKRLAYYQSVIETELNRLHQELPDVLEGLDV; encoded by the coding sequence ATGAAAACCCTGATTGCCATCCCCGTGTACAACGAAGTCAAGATGATCAGCACCGTGCTGGCGGAAGTTCGCAAATACGCCAACGATATTCTGGTCATCAACGATGGCTCGTCCGATGGCTCACGCGATGTGCTGCTTCAGGAAAAAGGCCTCCACCTGATCGATCATCGCACCAACCTGGGTTATGGTGCAGCCCTGCGATCAGCGTTCGGGTTCGCCCAGGCTCATGATTACGATGTGCTGGTGACCATGGATTCCGATGGCCAGCATGAAGCCGAACGCATCCCCGTGCTTCTCGAAGCCCTCACCACCGAAGTCGATCTCGTTTCAGGCAGCCGGTATCTGCGTACCTTCCGCGAGAACACGTTGCCACCAGCAGATCGCCGACGCATCAACTTCCAACTGACTGCTTACCTTAATCAGCGGCTCGGCCTGAACCTGACCGATAGTTTCTGTGGCTTCAAGGCCTACCGTGTGAAACAGCTTCGTAAATTCCACATCACCGAAAATGGCTATGGTATGCCCCTTCAAGTATGGGTGCAAGCAGCCAACCTGGGGCTGCGCATCACCGAAGTGGCGGTGCCGTTGGTCTACCTAGATGCTACCCGCAGTTTTGGCGGCGGACTGGATGATGCCGAAAAACGATTGGCCTACTACCAGAGCGTGATTGAAACAGAACTGAACCGCCTGCACCAGGAACTTCCCGATGTTCTGGAAGGGCTGGATGTATGA
- a CDS encoding serine protein kinase produces MTTSARDLLNQLRQSQDLTEYRKIHWEGSFEDYLDIVRQQPEVTRSAYQRLFDMIMSHGTEEYYENKDKLFRYKFFTEFASKHGDAIYGLDRTLSQLVNVFKSAALGYGTERRVILLHGPVGSAKSTIARLLKRGLEEYSRSDGGMLFSFSWKNSDGTWAKDPMHGEPLCLIPPEHRAAMLETLNANRKDNHGYAIQIRGDLSPYSRYEFKERLRKYDGDWVKMLQEEVKVYRLVLSEQDRIGIGTFQPKDEKNQDATELTGDINYRKIAEYGSDSDPRAFNFDGELNIANRGLVEFIEVLKLDVAFLYDLLGASQEHKIKPKKFAQTDIDEVILGHTNEPEYRRLQNNEFMEALRDRTVKIDVPYVTRLKDEVKIYEKDFNKDKVRGKHIAPHTIEVAAMWAVLTRMQTPKHANLTLMQKMKLYNGKTLPGFTEDNVIELKREATHEGMLGISPRYIQDKISNALVAYSESTCVNPFMVMHELETGLRHHALITNEEQRQHYRELLSEVKLEYEDVVKNEVQRAIAADEEALTRLCGNYIDNVKAYTQREKVRNKYTGAYEEPDERLMRSIEEKIEIPEGRKDDFRREIMNYIGALAIDGKKFDYKTNERLQKALELKLFEDQKDTIKLTSLVSNVVDKATQEKIDVVKGRLIRDFGYNDESATDVLTYVASIFARGQTKK; encoded by the coding sequence ATGACGACCAGCGCACGCGATCTCTTGAACCAGTTACGTCAATCGCAAGATCTGACCGAGTACCGGAAGATCCATTGGGAAGGTTCGTTTGAAGATTATCTGGATATTGTCAGGCAACAGCCTGAGGTGACCCGTTCCGCCTATCAGCGGCTGTTCGACATGATCATGTCGCATGGCACCGAGGAATACTACGAGAACAAGGATAAGCTGTTCCGCTACAAGTTCTTTACGGAGTTCGCCAGCAAGCATGGCGATGCCATCTATGGCCTCGATCGCACCCTGTCGCAACTGGTGAATGTGTTCAAATCGGCAGCGCTGGGCTATGGCACCGAAAGACGTGTCATATTGCTGCATGGGCCGGTAGGTTCCGCCAAGAGCACTATTGCCCGATTGCTCAAACGGGGCCTGGAGGAATATTCCCGCTCGGATGGTGGCATGCTGTTCAGCTTCAGTTGGAAAAATTCCGACGGCACCTGGGCGAAAGACCCCATGCACGGTGAGCCGCTGTGCCTGATTCCACCCGAACACCGGGCTGCTATGCTCGAAACGCTCAATGCCAATCGCAAGGACAATCATGGCTACGCCATACAGATTCGAGGCGATCTATCGCCTTATAGCCGTTATGAATTCAAGGAACGGCTGCGCAAATATGATGGCGACTGGGTGAAAATGCTGCAGGAAGAAGTGAAAGTCTATCGCCTAGTGCTTTCTGAGCAGGATCGTATTGGCATCGGCACATTCCAGCCCAAAGATGAAAAGAACCAGGATGCAACAGAACTCACCGGCGATATCAATTACCGCAAGATTGCGGAATATGGATCCGACAGTGATCCACGTGCATTCAACTTCGATGGTGAACTGAACATTGCCAACCGTGGCCTGGTGGAATTCATCGAAGTGCTCAAGCTCGATGTCGCGTTCCTCTACGATCTGCTCGGCGCTTCGCAGGAACACAAGATCAAGCCGAAGAAGTTTGCCCAAACGGATATCGATGAAGTGATTCTGGGACACACGAACGAACCAGAATACCGGCGGCTGCAGAACAATGAGTTCATGGAGGCCTTGCGGGATCGTACAGTTAAAATTGATGTGCCTTACGTCACTCGTCTGAAGGATGAAGTGAAGATTTACGAGAAGGACTTCAACAAGGACAAAGTACGAGGCAAGCACATTGCTCCGCATACCATTGAAGTGGCAGCGATGTGGGCGGTGCTGACTCGCATGCAGACTCCCAAGCATGCCAACCTGACGCTGATGCAGAAGATGAAGCTCTACAACGGCAAAACATTGCCGGGCTTCACTGAAGACAATGTCATTGAACTTAAGCGAGAAGCAACCCACGAAGGCATGCTCGGCATCAGCCCGCGTTATATTCAGGACAAGATCAGCAATGCATTGGTCGCTTATTCTGAAAGCACCTGTGTTAATCCGTTCATGGTTATGCATGAACTGGAAACGGGACTCAGGCATCATGCCCTCATCACTAATGAGGAGCAGCGGCAACATTACCGTGAACTCCTTTCCGAAGTGAAGCTGGAGTATGAAGACGTTGTCAAGAACGAAGTGCAGCGGGCGATTGCAGCAGATGAAGAAGCACTTACCCGTCTGTGCGGCAACTACATTGACAATGTGAAAGCTTATACCCAGAGGGAAAAGGTGCGTAACAAGTACACCGGCGCCTACGAGGAACCCGATGAACGACTGATGCGGTCAATTGAAGAAAAGATTGAGATTCCCGAAGGCCGCAAGGATGATTTCCGCAGGGAAATCATGAACTACATTGGCGCTCTTGCCATTGATGGCAAGAAGTTCGATTACAAGACCAATGAACGTTTGCAGAAGGCACTGGAGCTCAAGCTGTTTGAAGATCAGAAGGATACGATCAAGCTGACCAGCCTGGTGAGCAATGTCGTGGATAAGGCAACGCAGGAGAAGATTGATGTGGTGAAAGGTCGGCTTATCCGCGACTTCGGCTACAATGATGAATCAGCAACGGATGTGCTGACGTATGTGGCCAGTATCTTTGCACGAGGCCAGACGAAGAAGTAA
- a CDS encoding HEAT repeat domain-containing protein, with product MMRVKCPYCQGLLDVVDVPAGGGQVNCPSCGKVMTISGPATVPSKPVVLKPIIPQRAQPIDDDEVIDLPPAQPTRPAAQRAMPAQPIAPQQAQHSSRQTTTHHHDEEKHKPRRPRKKKKSGNYNVPLLVGGGIALTILVVLGVVLINTLNDAKKPVNMAVVSEASTKQKKAQAENVAEENVASTPKGRGNNNSSDKGTESSEENFFNIIGKGNATEKENNSTAKSGQSDSDNTVQPSSFAGSSEGSGADVYPYVLKSATFILAEVKNGQAVAAGSGSLIDRKNRLVLTNHHVAGDSKHIAVFFPNYDKAGKLVAEKNRFMQQFRNRNLQKQIIEAKVIATDPVCDLCILQLKRLPEGVEALPFAKQSCRVGQRVHSIGNPGTSGALWVYAPGVVRQTYHSNWKTQNDDRSTQNHKADVIETQSPTNHGDSGGPLVNDRGELVGVTHGGTVDGHASISIFIDVSEVKRFVEKGVRENLRQEFVADSRAPLTIDAAANTAAPSNLSLPDLVKSLSSTDSSAKAKAAESLGLMGEKARDAIPSLLKLLTDPDEFVRRTTMTALTKIGTPSKSDINLLITALSDPNVEMRRYAATTLEKMGSDARSVSKEILAAMRDTDPVVRQASARTVGLFGRDVKDLAKGPLEEMLKDNDHDNRLAAAAGLAGILGSSGEVDGLSKLLKHQDTEIRVVAAKACTKLGKNAKPVLGELLTLAKDDTGELRKNVIQLLAQLDPNDAKLGMNLVIDSTKAGDKETRLVALATLGIYAKEMQGPMVAAIKECLKDNELKPACIDALKKLAPSSKNSLGLLVELAKDDDATTSDAAIKAIIDLGPAATGAVSELIKLMDVSGNVVTRDDEARVTKFAEVLAKIGKPAIPTLRRGLASRGITRWGCAIALGEIGPPAREAVRDLQALMQQEPNEFVRKDIQEAIRKILGQ from the coding sequence ATGATGCGAGTGAAATGCCCATATTGTCAGGGGCTTTTAGACGTTGTAGATGTACCGGCAGGTGGCGGGCAGGTGAATTGCCCGAGTTGCGGTAAGGTAATGACAATAAGTGGTCCAGCAACAGTACCAAGTAAGCCGGTAGTTCTTAAGCCGATCATCCCTCAACGTGCGCAGCCTATTGATGATGATGAAGTAATTGATTTGCCTCCTGCTCAGCCAACACGGCCAGCTGCACAACGTGCCATGCCAGCACAACCGATAGCCCCTCAACAGGCACAGCACAGTAGTAGGCAAACCACCACCCATCATCATGATGAGGAAAAGCATAAGCCTCGTCGGCCACGCAAAAAGAAGAAATCGGGCAATTACAACGTGCCATTGTTGGTTGGTGGCGGCATCGCATTGACTATCCTGGTAGTACTAGGCGTCGTGCTGATCAATACTCTCAATGACGCCAAGAAGCCTGTGAATATGGCTGTTGTCAGTGAGGCTTCTACCAAGCAGAAGAAGGCACAGGCTGAAAACGTTGCGGAAGAAAATGTGGCCTCGACTCCCAAAGGACGTGGGAACAATAATAGTTCAGACAAAGGCACTGAATCGTCTGAAGAGAATTTCTTCAACATTATCGGCAAAGGAAACGCTACTGAAAAGGAAAACAATTCCACTGCAAAATCCGGGCAGAGTGACAGCGACAATACAGTCCAGCCTTCTTCTTTTGCAGGCAGTTCCGAAGGCAGCGGCGCAGATGTCTATCCCTATGTTCTGAAATCTGCGACATTTATCCTTGCGGAAGTCAAGAACGGTCAAGCCGTAGCAGCAGGGAGCGGCTCATTGATTGACCGCAAGAACCGGCTGGTACTAACCAATCACCACGTAGCTGGCGATTCAAAACATATTGCAGTTTTCTTTCCTAATTATGACAAGGCTGGCAAGCTGGTGGCAGAGAAGAATCGCTTCATGCAGCAGTTCCGGAATCGTAATCTGCAAAAACAAATCATCGAAGCCAAAGTTATCGCGACTGACCCGGTTTGCGATCTCTGCATCCTCCAGTTAAAGCGTCTGCCCGAAGGCGTGGAGGCACTGCCTTTTGCCAAGCAGAGTTGCCGTGTAGGGCAGCGCGTCCATTCGATTGGCAACCCCGGCACCAGTGGAGCTCTCTGGGTATATGCTCCCGGCGTAGTACGTCAGACCTACCACTCAAACTGGAAAACCCAGAATGACGATCGTTCGACGCAAAACCACAAAGCGGATGTCATCGAAACGCAGTCACCCACCAATCATGGCGACAGCGGGGGGCCGTTAGTGAATGACCGTGGCGAACTGGTCGGCGTAACGCATGGCGGCACAGTAGATGGCCATGCATCCATCAGCATCTTCATTGACGTGTCTGAAGTCAAACGCTTTGTAGAAAAAGGCGTAAGAGAGAACCTGCGCCAGGAATTTGTTGCAGACAGTCGTGCGCCACTGACTATTGACGCCGCAGCGAATACTGCAGCACCCAGCAACCTCAGTCTTCCTGATCTCGTGAAATCTCTTTCCAGTACAGACAGCAGCGCCAAGGCCAAAGCTGCCGAGTCACTCGGTCTGATGGGAGAGAAGGCTCGTGACGCCATCCCTTCGCTTCTCAAACTCTTGACTGATCCTGATGAATTCGTGCGACGAACCACTATGACGGCATTGACCAAGATTGGAACTCCTTCCAAGTCTGATATCAATCTGCTGATCACAGCATTGAGCGATCCGAACGTGGAAATGCGACGTTATGCTGCGACCACGCTGGAGAAGATGGGCAGTGATGCCCGTAGCGTATCCAAGGAAATCCTCGCAGCGATGCGTGACACCGATCCGGTGGTTCGACAGGCATCTGCCCGAACCGTGGGGTTGTTTGGCCGGGATGTGAAAGATCTGGCCAAGGGACCGCTGGAAGAAATGCTTAAGGATAATGACCATGATAATCGTCTGGCTGCAGCTGCAGGGCTGGCAGGTATTCTCGGTTCCTCAGGCGAAGTGGATGGCCTGAGCAAACTGCTCAAGCATCAGGACACTGAGATTCGTGTCGTTGCTGCCAAGGCTTGCACCAAGCTAGGCAAGAATGCCAAACCGGTGTTGGGTGAATTACTGACCCTCGCCAAGGATGATACTGGCGAATTGCGAAAAAATGTGATCCAGCTCCTGGCACAACTTGATCCAAATGATGCGAAGTTGGGCATGAACCTGGTTATCGATTCAACCAAAGCCGGCGACAAGGAAACCAGACTGGTTGCGCTGGCGACGCTGGGAATCTATGCCAAGGAAATGCAGGGGCCAATGGTGGCTGCAATCAAGGAATGCTTGAAGGATAATGAACTTAAGCCAGCCTGTATCGATGCACTGAAAAAGCTGGCTCCATCGAGCAAGAATTCGCTGGGCTTGCTGGTCGAGTTGGCAAAAGACGACGATGCAACCACCAGTGATGCAGCGATCAAGGCGATTATCGACCTGGGACCAGCAGCAACGGGCGCTGTGTCCGAGTTGATCAAGCTCATGGATGTTTCCGGCAACGTGGTGACACGAGACGATGAAGCCCGAGTAACCAAGTTCGCAGAAGTACTCGCCAAAATCGGTAAGCCAGCTATCCCGACACTGCGCCGAGGGTTAGCCAGCCGAGGCATTACCCGGTGGGGTTGTGCGATCGCACTTGGCGAGATTGGGCCACCAGCCCGCGAAGCCGTGCGTGATCTGCAGGCACTGATGCAGCAGGAGCCGAATGAATTCGTCCGCAAGGATATTCAGGAAGCGATTCGAAAAATATTGGGGCAGTAG